One Nicotiana tomentosiformis chromosome 4, ASM39032v3, whole genome shotgun sequence genomic window carries:
- the LOC138910483 gene encoding uncharacterized protein, whose translation MPPYLKIYDGTTDPDDHVTHYVTAVKANDLAKGQVSSILLKKFGETLTGGALTWYSQLPAHSIETFEEMDDKFVTAHAKAKKAEARVNDIFAIKQPPGEGLRNFLARFNRVRMTLPNLLEGMTVASFQNGLNRNGSRATRKLLSQLMKYPPTTWDKIYNAYCAEVRADEDDLNGPTH comes from the coding sequence atgccgcCTTATCTGAAAATATACGATGGCACAACCGACCCCGATGATCATGTGACCCATtacgtcaccgccgtgaaagCCAATGATCTCGCAAAAGGACAAGTATCCTCCAttctgctaaagaaattcggtgaaaccctcacGGGAGGTGCATTAACCTGGTACTCACAGTTGCCAGCACATTCCATCGAAACCTTTGAGGAAATGGACGACAAGTTCGTGACAGCCCATGCCAAggccaagaaggccgaggcaAGAGTGAATGATATCTTTGCTATTAAACAGCCCCCGGGAGAAGGACTGAGAAACTTCCTCGCCCGTTTCAACCGAGTGAGAATGACTCTGCCCAATTTATTAGAAGGAATGACAGTAGCCTCTTTTCAAAACGGGCTGAATAGAAATGGTTCGAGAGCgacaagaaaattattaagtcAGCTCATGAAATACCCCCCGACAACTTGGGACAAAATATATAATGCATATTGTGCCGAAGTACGAGCAGACGAAGACGACCTTAATGGGCCGACTCATTGA